TAACATGCGCAGCTCCCAGCATTCCTGTGCCTCTGCTGGAGCAGTTGAAACCCGGAGGAATAATGGTAATTCCTGTGGGGGAATATGCCCAGGAGCTTATCAGAATTAAAAAAGATAACGAAGGCAATATACATAAAGAGAGAAGAGGGGGAGTTGTTTTCGTACCTTTGATAGGCAAATACGGGTTTTAAAATTATTGCCAGAAAGAATAGAGGGTTTTTCTGGTCTACGCGATTTCTGAAAAGGACTATTTTAAGGATAACAGGGGAAGAAAGAAGAAAATGAATTCAAAGAGCTTCGCAAGCTCCTTGTAGAAGGGCTTGAAGGTATCGTACGTGAAAAAAAAGTGCTTAAGGCTATGCTCCGTGTTCCCAGGCACAGGTTTGTTCCGGAATATGAGCAAAAGGCAGCTTATACGGACAGACTTCTATAAATCAGCCACGGACAAACAATATCTGCTCCTCATGTGGTTGCTATTATGTGTGAAATCCTGGAGCTGTCTGAGGGGTAGAAAGTCCTGGAAATTGGGGCAGGTTCCGGATATACTGCTGCAGTGATGGCAGAACTCATAGAAAAAACCGGATGTATATACACTATGGAATGCATAAAACATTTTACAAATTTTGTAAGATAGCACCTGGAGGAAAACAGGGTATGATAATGTTACAGTATTACTTGAGAACAGATCAGTAGGTTATCCCCGGTATGCACCTTATGACAGGATAGCTGTAACATGTGCAGCTCCCTATATCCCTAAGACTCTGCTGGAACAGTTGAAGCCCGGGGCATAATGGTAATTCCTGTAGGGAATTATTTCCTGGAATTTTTTAAAATATGTCAATGGAAATATACGTAAGAAAAGGAAAGGTGAGGTTACTTTCATGCCCATGCTCGGTAAACATGGATTCCCAATAAATTGAGAATGCGAATATCTGGCATTAGAAAAAAGTCTGAAGCAAGGTTATTAGCATCTTCTTTAATAATTTACAAAAAATTAAATAAGGTATTAATATATGTGAAATTAACTACTGGATATGGACATCGATAATTACGAGGATTTTGAGGAAATTCATGTCAAAGATGTCTATATAGTCGATGTTTTCAGTGACCCTACCCCGGTTGTACTCCTTGAAAATTTAAAAGGTGAGATGCTTCCTATATATATTGGCCATCTGGAAGCCCTTTCAATAGGAAACGTGCTTAAAAATATCTCCCCACCTCGCCCGATGGCTCATGACCTCATGGTTAATATTTTTGATCGCATGGAAATAAAGGTCGAGGGTGTAATGATAGATGATAAGGTGGATAAAGTCTATTATGCCCGCCTCCTGATCAGAAAAGACAATAATATAATGCAGTTTGATGCCAGACCAAGTGACTGTATTGCCCTTGCCCTCAGGGTGGGAGCCCCGATCAGAATTAGAAAGGAAGTGCTGGAATGTTCCGAAATAGAGATGTCCAGACTTGAAGGCGCCCGCGTGATGAATATTTTTGGCTGACTCGCCCGAATTGCGCTTTGGGATCGCAGGAAATCGGAGATTTTTTTCGCTGCGCTCAAGAGGACTATTTGATGGGTTTTGGCATTTCAAATCTGTTTTCTGCTTTTTTTGAATGGCTTTCAGATCAGCTGATGGAGACATTTATATTCTACATGAATTGGAAAAACATTTTCGGGGTAATGGAATGTATTCACTCTATCCCGGGGTTACTTCTTTCAAAATCCATATATTTTAATTGTGGTGTCGGCTTTTGGATCACTTTTTATCTGGGTAACAGCAGGCCCATACCTATTGTGGTGCAGGGAGAGAAAAACGAAAGATCTTTTCCCCGGGCTCTGGAATAGATTAATCAATTAATGAGGGACCACCTGATTATTCCATCTCTGCTTATTCTAATAGCCTGCTGCCCTCAGGACTTTTCCCGCTTAATTTCAATAAGCTTTTAATAACAGTTAACTTCATTATCCCTTAGATGCTCACCAAAAGAATCATACCATGCCTTGATGTGACCCTTGACAG
The Methanosarcina sp. WWM596 DNA segment above includes these coding regions:
- a CDS encoding bifunctional nuclease family protein, producing MDIDNYEDFEEIHVKDVYIVDVFSDPTPVVLLENLKGEMLPIYIGHLEALSIGNVLKNISPPRPMAHDLMVNIFDRMEIKVEGVMIDDKVDKVYYARLLIRKDNNIMQFDARPSDCIALALRVGAPIRIRKEVLECSEIEMSRLEGARVMNIFG